The following proteins come from a genomic window of Frankia casuarinae:
- a CDS encoding antibiotic biosynthesis monooxygenase family protein, with product MLWAVDPPDDPGAVERAYHEISSKLVGTPGLLGNTLHRSAADPSRFAVVSVWASMAEFNVWEQGADHRGTTSPLRPLQDPQRPPMIDIEIAAYGPDGPFGDDPPD from the coding sequence ATGCTGTGGGCGGTCGACCCGCCCGACGATCCCGGCGCGGTGGAGCGGGCTTACCACGAGATCAGCTCCAAGCTGGTCGGCACGCCTGGCCTGCTCGGTAACACGCTGCACCGGTCGGCGGCGGACCCGTCCCGGTTCGCGGTGGTCAGCGTCTGGGCGAGTATGGCCGAGTTCAACGTGTGGGAACAGGGGGCGGACCACCGCGGGACGACCTCACCGCTGCGTCCCCTGCAGGATCCGCAGCGCCCTCCAATGATCGACATCGAGATCGCCGCGTACGGCCCGGACGGGCCCTTCGGCGACGATCCCCCGGACTGA
- a CDS encoding antibiotic biosynthesis monooxygenase family protein, giving the protein MTSTPPFRIMLTMRIHPGREAEFEQTWLRIGDAVTSHPANLGQWLIRSEEEPSTYYIVSDWVDEEQFREFEHSERHLVHRKALHPLRASASMVTGTVVAQLAGAASLTVPAGS; this is encoded by the coding sequence ATGACCTCGACCCCGCCTTTTCGGATCATGCTGACAATGCGGATCCACCCCGGTCGGGAGGCCGAGTTCGAGCAGACCTGGCTGCGGATCGGCGACGCGGTCACCTCGCACCCGGCGAACCTCGGGCAGTGGCTGATCCGCTCGGAGGAGGAGCCGAGCACGTACTACATCGTCAGTGACTGGGTTGACGAGGAGCAGTTTCGCGAGTTCGAGCACAGCGAGCGTCACCTGGTGCACCGCAAGGCGCTGCACCCGCTGCGCGCCAGTGCCTCGATGGTCACCGGTACCGTCGTCGCCCAGTTGGCCGGCGCGGCCTCCCTGACCGTTCCGGCGGGAAGCTGA
- a CDS encoding beta-ketoacyl synthase N-terminal-like domain-containing protein, which yields MNAAVEASVATAAGPAYRDGSPQAPVRPVVTGLGVLAPSGIGTEEYWASTLRGELKIAPISRFDTTWYDATLAGEVAGFAVEDYVDKRYIVQTDRWTWFGMAASRLAMTDARYDPAAHDPYATSVVFGSGSGGVDIGQRELGRLWTRGRTAVSVYQSIAWFYAATTGQTSIRYGLKGPSGVLVSDGAGGIDSLAQARRIIRRGTPTVLAGGAEASLTPYAIAGHLSGGRVSTATVAADGYKPFDVRANGYLPGEGGATLVLEDPAAAAARGAPHVYGEIAGYAATHDAAHHERPAPDARWLATAMRRALRDASLTPDDVDVVFADGAGSPDLDAQEAAAIRTVFGARTVPVTAPQGFVGRLLAGGSALTVAAALLSIRDGVIPAVGNLDTPDPAHGLDLVRTPRRVPVRVALVNARGYGGFNSSLVVRAVGPC from the coding sequence ATGAACGCCGCCGTGGAGGCCTCCGTCGCGACGGCCGCGGGACCCGCGTACCGGGACGGTTCGCCGCAGGCCCCGGTCCGGCCGGTCGTCACCGGTCTCGGCGTCCTCGCGCCCAGCGGCATCGGGACGGAGGAGTACTGGGCATCAACTCTGCGCGGCGAGCTGAAGATCGCGCCGATCAGCCGGTTCGACACCACCTGGTACGACGCCACCCTTGCCGGCGAGGTCGCCGGTTTCGCGGTCGAGGATTACGTCGACAAGCGGTACATCGTCCAGACCGATCGGTGGACCTGGTTCGGGATGGCCGCGTCGCGCCTCGCCATGACCGATGCGCGCTACGACCCCGCCGCGCACGATCCGTATGCGACCTCGGTGGTGTTCGGCAGCGGGTCGGGCGGTGTCGACATCGGGCAGCGCGAGCTGGGACGGCTGTGGACCCGGGGCCGCACCGCGGTGAGCGTCTATCAGTCGATCGCCTGGTTCTACGCGGCGACGACCGGGCAGACCTCGATCCGGTATGGTCTGAAGGGGCCGTCGGGGGTCCTGGTCAGTGACGGTGCCGGCGGAATCGACAGCCTGGCCCAGGCCCGGCGGATTATCCGCCGCGGCACGCCGACGGTGCTCGCCGGGGGGGCCGAGGCGAGCCTGACGCCTTATGCGATTGCCGGCCATCTGTCCGGTGGCCGGGTCAGCACCGCGACCGTCGCGGCGGACGGCTACAAGCCGTTCGACGTTCGGGCGAACGGTTACCTGCCCGGTGAGGGTGGCGCGACGCTCGTGCTCGAGGATCCGGCCGCCGCCGCCGCCCGGGGAGCCCCGCACGTCTACGGCGAGATCGCCGGCTACGCCGCGACGCACGACGCCGCCCACCACGAACGCCCCGCCCCGGACGCGCGCTGGCTCGCCACCGCGATGCGCCGGGCCCTGCGCGACGCCAGCCTCACCCCGGACGACGTCGATGTCGTCTTCGCGGACGGCGCTGGTTCACCGGACCTCGACGCCCAGGAGGCGGCGGCGATCCGCACGGTCTTCGGGGCCCGGACGGTCCCGGTGACGGCGCCGCAGGGCTTCGTCGGCCGGCTCCTCGCCGGCGGCTCGGCGTTGACGGTAGCCGCGGCGTTGCTGTCCATCCGGGACGGGGTCATCCCGGCGGTGGGCAACCTCGACACCCCCGATCCGGCCCATGGGCTCGACCTCGTGCGCACGCCCCGGCGTGTACCCGTGCGGGTGGCGCTGGTGAACGCCCGCGGCTACGGCGGTTTCAACAGCAGCCTCGTGGTTCGCGCCGTCGGTCCTTGCTGA
- a CDS encoding SDR family NAD(P)-dependent oxidoreductase: MFPDLAGRRALVTGGTRGIGRAVVLGLARAGATVVAGHQRQTEEAESLRRELKDTGGDHLLVQADVADPGQITELVEATGTHLGGLDIVVNNVGTISHIPYAQLPLDEWTQVLTTNLTATHLVTQGALSLLGDSGSVINIGSGSGVVGLPLRAHYTAAKTGLIGLTRSLSKELGVRGIRVNLVSPGVIETHHAEGIDPAVKAAYTNRIPLGRIGTAEEVAAVVLFLASDVSSYVNGATFAVDGGI, encoded by the coding sequence ATGTTCCCAGACCTGGCCGGGCGACGCGCCCTGGTTACCGGCGGTACCCGCGGCATCGGACGGGCCGTGGTGCTCGGCCTCGCCCGAGCCGGAGCGACGGTCGTTGCCGGCCACCAGCGCCAGACCGAGGAGGCCGAGAGCCTGCGCCGCGAGCTCAAGGACACCGGCGGCGACCATCTGCTCGTCCAGGCCGACGTCGCCGATCCGGGCCAGATCACCGAGCTCGTCGAGGCCACCGGCACCCACCTGGGCGGCCTCGACATCGTCGTGAACAACGTCGGCACGATCAGCCACATCCCCTACGCGCAGCTGCCCCTGGACGAGTGGACGCAGGTGCTGACCACCAACCTCACCGCCACTCACCTCGTCACGCAGGGCGCGTTGTCGTTGCTGGGGGACTCCGGTTCGGTGATCAATATCGGATCCGGCTCCGGGGTGGTCGGTCTGCCGCTGCGGGCCCACTACACCGCGGCGAAGACCGGCCTGATCGGACTGACCCGCTCGCTGTCCAAGGAGCTCGGTGTCCGCGGCATCCGGGTGAACCTGGTCTCCCCGGGAGTCATCGAGACCCACCATGCCGAGGGCATCGACCCGGCCGTCAAGGCGGCCTACACCAACCGCATCCCGCTGGGACGCATCGGGACGGCCGAGGAGGTCGCCGCGGTCGTCCTGTTCCTGGCCAGCGACGTGTCGTCCTACGTCAACGGCGCCACCTTTGCCGTGGACGGAGGCATCTGA